aaaaaaaaaaaaaaaaaactgttcactAATCTGCAAATATGTTCATGTTAAAGAGGCAACATGACTGTGATCTTGGGCACCCACAACATCAGTCCACAGCAGGCGAATCTGAAAAGATACACAGTgcaacataaacataaacaccCATCTTTCAGACACCCAAAAAATGGCTATGACATCATGCTTCTCAAGGTacaatatttcattaaaaattaaagtgtattataaaacataataatattaattattattaggttataatttaaatacaatCAAACtgtttaattatacatttatattacttagtttaaaattaataatcaattaataaatgtataatttaatatgtattatcattacattctaaaataaatttcaaatatatttaaaaaatattttttgttataattaaaatttttaaagtattgttactttgtaaaattaaattaaaatattgaattataaattaatgttttagaatttaataattataatacatattaaattatacatttatcattaattaaaatttaaataatataaatgtatatatttttttttttagaatttcattttagaatttaataattataatagtaATACATTGTACATTTATGTTAATTATAAAgtaaatcatataaaatgtataataaaatattttaaattttattttagaatttaataataacattttatgataataataatacattatacatttatattttatttataaatataagtaaggaatttcaataaaaataaaacattaatcatGAAGACCATACTTTTCTTGTGTGAAATTCTAGCTGTCCAAGAAGCTAAAAACCAACAGAGGTGTCAAAACTATCAAAATCCCAAACAAACCACTGAAGCCTAATTCCAAGTGTCAGGTTGCGGGATGGGGTAAAACTGAACAGCAAAATGTGGTGAACGATCTGCTGGTGACCGATGTATTGACTATCAACTTCACAACCTGCCAGACGATGTGGAAAAAACTGCGAGTGAAACTCCCAGACAACGTCCTGTGCGCTGGGAGTTTCAAGACAAAAAGTTGTGCTAGTCAGGTAGGGCAACAGCAATATTTTGGGTAAACTTCATAATTTGTGAATCTTCTTATTCTTCAGAACTCAATAAAAATGTGATTGTAATCTTTATCAAACATATTATTGCAGGCCGATTTGGGTGGACCGCTTGTGTGCAGTGGGAAAGCGGTGGGCATTGTCTCTTTGGAACGCTGTGACTCCCCAAATGTTCCCAACATTTACACTGAAATTTCAAAATACACAGTATGGATCAAGAAGGTGATCAATGGAGGTGCCTGATGCCTTTGAAACGGAATTGTATTGTTGTGCATGGTGGTGTGAGAGGTCATTCAGTCTCAGTGTTTCTTAGATGGTCACAAAAATGTTGTTGGTGTATGAggcagttttttaaaaaaaaaatttcttcagaaaaaaatcactttagTTAGTCTAAAGGAAAGTTCTCATCATTCATTGTATTTCCTTAGGTTTAAAACAGACCTCTGCTAAACTATGTAAGCCATGATGGCCAAACCCACAAaccctgtttgtttttttccacacacatacatgttcGCATAATCTAACATGTTCTGGTAATACAATGTTTGCGGCCAagaaaaaactttcaaaattaGTCAAGACGTGCAGAAAGGAGTTGGGTCCATCTTGTCGCAAATGCAGCATCACTCTGTGGTAAAGCTAGAATAGTGTTACTCAGTAAAGCTTTTATGTAGTCAACAGATCATTTCTGAGATTAACTTCCATAGTCTTGTAAACAATGTTAAAAACACCTATTTGACAGCTGAGTTTGCTGTATTCCGCAATTGATTACACATACAATACTAaccaaataaatgcttttgctAATGACTGAGTCTGTTT
The nucleotide sequence above comes from Chanodichthys erythropterus isolate Z2021 chromosome 10, ASM2448905v1, whole genome shotgun sequence. Encoded proteins:
- the LOC137029144 gene encoding mast cell protease 4-like, with the translated sequence MNTVYSLLLSVALTSLTLTGTFGADIINGKKVKKNSMLYMASVQIDGEHRCGGFLIDPSYVMTAAHCDEKGNMTVILGTHNISPQQANLKRYTVQHKHKHPSFRHPKNGYDIMLLKLSKKLKTNRGVKTIKIPNKPLKPNSKCQVAGWGKTEQQNVVNDLLVTDVLTINFTTCQTMWKKLRVKLPDNVLCAGSFKTKSCASQADLGGPLVCSGKAVGIVSLERCDSPNVPNIYTEISKYTVWIKKVINGGA